A genomic segment from uncultured Erythrobacter sp. encodes:
- a CDS encoding acyl-CoA dehydrogenase family protein, with product MTAIPKPRGNPAASLSDDLARLGERYDTVSRFPSDSLDLLVASGLHRRFAPPEAGGEAFADDEACNSRMLTALGEVGHGDLSVGRLFEGHVNALLLFRWYGSASQKLWLREQLARGAWFGVWASEPPPGVRIVGSDSPRLTGGKSFASGAGGINWSVVTAGSEGEARRLVVVRANDPERTDLSGWRVRGMRASVSGSYDLEGMEVTDAMLLGQPGEYDREPRFTAGAWRFCAVQLGGVEALIRETARGMHPKAREDAILRQRFAKAYIAARNARFWVEEAARKAAAEADDAITTARIARGVVEDAGLLAIETAARILGTRSAFDGQRADKIARDLSLYLRQAGPDYARDEAAKDILSREFAPSGSLP from the coding sequence ATGACCGCCATTCCCAAACCCCGCGGCAATCCGGCAGCGAGCCTGTCAGACGATCTGGCGCGGCTGGGCGAGCGCTATGACACCGTTTCGCGTTTCCCCTCGGACAGTCTGGACCTGCTGGTTGCCAGCGGCCTGCACCGCCGCTTTGCGCCGCCTGAGGCGGGCGGCGAGGCGTTCGCTGATGACGAGGCTTGCAATTCTAGGATGCTGACGGCTCTGGGCGAGGTAGGCCACGGCGATCTCAGCGTCGGGCGCCTGTTCGAAGGGCATGTGAATGCGCTTTTGCTGTTCCGCTGGTACGGGTCGGCCTCGCAAAAGTTGTGGCTGCGCGAGCAATTGGCGCGCGGCGCGTGGTTCGGCGTCTGGGCGAGCGAGCCTCCCCCAGGTGTGCGTATCGTGGGCTCGGATAGCCCGCGTTTAACCGGCGGCAAAAGTTTTGCCAGCGGCGCAGGCGGGATCAACTGGTCGGTGGTTACGGCAGGTAGCGAGGGCGAAGCGCGTCGCCTTGTCGTTGTTCGCGCCAATGATCCTGAGCGGACCGATCTGTCAGGCTGGCGAGTGCGAGGAATGCGGGCCAGCGTCAGCGGGAGTTATGACCTCGAAGGCATGGAAGTGACCGACGCCATGCTGCTCGGCCAACCAGGCGAATATGACCGTGAACCGCGCTTCACGGCCGGAGCGTGGCGGTTCTGCGCGGTGCAGCTGGGCGGCGTTGAGGCGCTCATCAGGGAGACTGCGCGCGGTATGCATCCCAAGGCCCGCGAAGATGCAATCCTGCGCCAACGATTTGCCAAGGCCTACATCGCCGCCCGGAATGCGCGGTTCTGGGTGGAGGAAGCCGCCCGCAAAGCTGCCGCTGAGGCAGACGACGCAATCACCACCGCCCGCATTGCGCGCGGTGTTGTGGAGGATGCTGGCCTTCTTGCGATCGAGACCGCTGCTCGCATTCTCGGTACCCGCAGCGCCTTCGATGGCCAGCGCGCGGACAAGATTGCGCGCGATCTATCGCTGTATCTGCGGCAGGCAGGCCCAGATTACGCCCGCGACGAGGCGGCCAAGGACATCCTCTCGCGAGAGTTTGCCCCGTCCGGCAGTTTGCCATGA
- a CDS encoding 5-formyltetrahydrofolate cyclo-ligase — MTNPSKSELRRSLRAARKTHVEALPDHIRGLLFHRPPAPLLARIPQEAVIGVYHAGPWEAPAAAYARFFHEAGHPIALPHFTAPDAAMTFRRHSDPYGQDDLEVGPFGILQPSAKAEALVPEILFVPLVGFTPSLARLGQGGGHYDRWLAEHPPLLAIGLAWDAQVCDALPTEPHDVPLNAVVTPTRIFGLNLG; from the coding sequence ATGACCAACCCTTCCAAATCTGAACTCCGCCGCTCCCTTCGTGCTGCGCGCAAGACGCATGTTGAGGCTTTGCCCGATCACATTCGCGGCCTGCTGTTCCACCGCCCGCCCGCGCCGCTTCTCGCCCGCATTCCGCAGGAGGCGGTGATTGGCGTTTATCACGCTGGCCCCTGGGAAGCCCCCGCGGCGGCTTATGCGCGGTTCTTCCATGAGGCTGGCCACCCCATCGCCCTTCCCCATTTCACCGCACCAGACGCAGCGATGACGTTCAGGCGGCACAGCGATCCCTATGGGCAGGACGATCTTGAAGTCGGCCCCTTCGGCATATTGCAACCCTCAGCCAAGGCCGAGGCGCTGGTGCCTGAAATCCTGTTCGTGCCGCTGGTCGGCTTTACCCCATCGCTTGCGCGGCTGGGACAAGGGGGCGGACATTATGATCGCTGGCTTGCGGAACATCCGCCGTTGCTGGCCATTGGGCTGGCATGGGATGCGCAAGTCTGCGACGCCCTGCCGACTGAACCTCACGATGTGCCGCTCAATGCGGTCGTCACCCCGACCCGGATATTTGGCCTGAACTTAGGATAG
- a CDS encoding SAM-dependent methyltransferase, whose protein sequence is MSGAGSLGADYFEGIFTADADPWNLATSEYERGKFERTIKALDDRSYESALEIGCAHGVLTQRLHRLCDQLLAIDISQTALALAQQRLGAQPGIAFAQMSFPTEAPTGMFDLCVMSEVAYYWDTSDLSHAAQWLADHLVPGGRVVLVHYTGETDYPCTADEAVGALQRGTSGQITPCLAERHESYRLDLWERR, encoded by the coding sequence ATGAGCGGCGCGGGCAGCTTGGGGGCCGATTACTTCGAAGGCATCTTCACGGCCGATGCGGACCCGTGGAATCTCGCCACAAGCGAATATGAGCGGGGCAAGTTCGAGCGGACTATCAAAGCGCTGGATGATCGCAGCTACGAATCAGCGCTTGAAATTGGCTGCGCGCATGGTGTGCTGACCCAGCGGCTGCACCGGCTTTGTGATCAGTTGCTGGCGATCGACATCAGCCAAACGGCTCTTGCTCTCGCACAGCAAAGGCTGGGCGCGCAGCCCGGTATCGCATTTGCGCAGATGAGCTTCCCCACCGAAGCGCCCACCGGGATGTTCGACCTGTGTGTCATGTCTGAGGTTGCCTATTACTGGGATACCAGTGACCTTTCCCACGCGGCGCAATGGCTGGCCGATCACCTTGTACCGGGTGGGCGCGTGGTGCTGGTGCATTACACCGGCGAGACCGATTACCCCTGCACGGCTGACGAAGCGGTGGGCGCGCTTCAACGGGGGACATCCGGGCAAATCACGCCCTGCCTTGCCGAGCGGCATGAAAGCTACCGCCTCGATCTGTGGGAACGGCGATGA
- a CDS encoding PIG-L family deacetylase, whose protein sequence is MLARSPWRGARWLVLAPHPDDETLGAGALIHHAAARNRLGGVVFLTDGSGSHPQGTPYLRAVRRREARRALGLLTEWPVPIDWLGWADGNPSHEASTAFGRSARRLGTMIRNRRIDALAVSDPGDRHCDHVAAFQLALAARVQSRRALQIFTYSVWHDLACRGTRFATPTMPSGVRRRALSAHRSQLTPSMGEGFRLPDSMRRMAPADQLIAVDWPR, encoded by the coding sequence ATGCTCGCGCGCAGCCCATGGCGCGGTGCGCGGTGGCTCGTGCTCGCGCCGCATCCTGACGATGAGACCTTGGGGGCGGGCGCGCTGATCCATCATGCGGCGGCGCGCAATCGGCTGGGCGGGGTGGTGTTTCTCACCGACGGCAGCGGATCGCATCCGCAAGGCACACCGTATCTGCGCGCTGTCCGCCGGCGCGAGGCGCGGCGGGCGCTGGGTCTGCTTACTGAATGGCCAGTCCCGATTGATTGGCTGGGATGGGCCGACGGCAACCCAAGCCATGAGGCGAGCACAGCGTTTGGACGTTCGGCACGGCGGCTGGGGACCATGATCCGTAACCGCCGGATTGACGCGCTCGCAGTGTCGGACCCGGGAGACAGGCATTGCGATCATGTGGCGGCTTTCCAGCTTGCACTCGCCGCCCGCGTCCAATCGCGGCGGGCTTTGCAGATTTTCACCTATTCGGTCTGGCATGATCTGGCCTGCCGCGGCACGCGGTTCGCTACGCCCACCATGCCGAGTGGGGTGCGCCGCCGGGCGCTCAGCGCGCATCGCAGCCAGCTGACACCAAGCATGGGTGAGGGGTTCCGCCTGCCGGATTCGATGCGGCGGATGGCCCCCGCCGACCAGCTTATCGCAGTGGATTGGCCGAGATGA
- a CDS encoding dihydrolipoamide acetyltransferase family protein produces the protein MAKFIFKMPDVGEGVAEAEVVEWHVKVGDRVEEDQHLVDVMTDKATIDIESPVAGTVVDVAGEVGDVIAIGSMLLVIEVEGEATEEQAEAAAEQIEDDMSDADGADGAPSEPLPLGGSEAEPQVQRVGDGGSTPKPSQTPALSNPHPPTPSPSGGGGKVLASPAVRQRARELGVDLSDVKPAEDGRVRHGDLDAFLAYNAGSGFGAAGKARGDEVIKVIGLRKRIAQNMAAAKRHIPHFTYVEECDVTDLETLRAQLNAARGDKPKLTLLPLLITAICKTIPAFPMINARYDDEANVVTRYGSVHLGMAAQTDNGLMVPVIRDAQSRNLWQLAREIGRLAEAARTGKATSEELSGSTLTITSLGPLGGVATTPVINRPEVAIIGPNRIVERPMFISDGMGGERIAKRKLMNISISCDHRVVDGHDAASFVQGMKQLIQTPALLLVD, from the coding sequence ATGGCCAAGTTCATTTTCAAGATGCCCGATGTGGGCGAGGGCGTGGCCGAGGCGGAAGTCGTCGAATGGCACGTGAAGGTCGGTGACCGGGTCGAGGAAGACCAGCACCTCGTTGACGTGATGACCGACAAGGCGACGATCGACATCGAAAGCCCTGTCGCAGGCACGGTTGTCGATGTCGCGGGCGAGGTTGGTGACGTGATCGCCATCGGCTCGATGCTGCTGGTGATCGAGGTTGAAGGTGAGGCGACCGAAGAGCAAGCTGAGGCAGCCGCCGAGCAGATCGAGGACGATATGTCCGATGCCGATGGCGCGGATGGTGCGCCGTCCGAGCCCCTTCCCTTGGGGGGAAGCGAAGCTGAACCGCAGGTTCAACGGGTTGGGGATGGGGGTTCGACGCCCAAACCTTCGCAGACCCCCGCACTCTCGAACCCCCACCCCCCGACCCCCTCCCCATCGGGAGGGGGAGGGAAAGTCCTCGCGTCCCCCGCTGTGCGCCAGCGCGCGCGCGAGTTGGGCGTCGATCTCTCTGACGTAAAGCCTGCTGAGGATGGCCGGGTGCGGCACGGCGATCTCGACGCCTTCCTCGCCTACAACGCGGGCAGCGGCTTTGGCGCAGCCGGCAAGGCGCGCGGGGACGAGGTGATCAAGGTCATCGGCCTGCGCAAGCGTATCGCCCAGAACATGGCCGCGGCCAAGCGTCACATCCCGCACTTCACCTATGTCGAAGAATGCGACGTCACTGATCTGGAAACCCTGCGCGCGCAGTTGAACGCTGCACGGGGTGACAAGCCTAAGCTCACGCTGCTGCCACTGCTGATCACCGCGATCTGCAAGACCATCCCGGCCTTCCCGATGATCAACGCGCGCTATGATGACGAGGCCAATGTCGTCACGCGTTATGGCAGCGTGCATCTCGGCATGGCGGCGCAGACTGACAATGGCCTGATGGTGCCGGTGATTCGCGACGCGCAGAGCCGCAACCTGTGGCAGCTGGCGCGCGAAATCGGCCGTCTGGCCGAAGCTGCGCGCACCGGCAAGGCGACGTCGGAGGAACTCTCCGGCTCGACCCTTACGATCACCTCGTTGGGCCCGCTCGGCGGCGTGGCGACCACTCCTGTCATCAACCGCCCGGAAGTCGCGATCATCGGCCCCAACCGCATTGTCGAAAGACCAATGTTCATCAGCGACGGCATGGGCGGCGAGCGAATCGCCAAGCGCAAGCTGATGAACATCTCGATCTCCTGCGATCACCGGGTGGTCGACGGCCACGATGCGGCTAGCTTTGTGCAGGGTATGAAACAGCTGATCCAGACGCCGGCGCTGTTGCTCGTCGACTGA
- the thyA gene encoding thymidylate synthase: MVSAAIPLKETVLPHPEQQYLDLMRTIWETGSERVDRTGIGTRSVCGSMLRFDLGGGAMPLLTTKRVYWKTATRELLWFLTGSTNIRPLVLQGVKIWNEWPHANYVRETGDAISLDEFVARIADDEAFAARWGDLGPVYGKQWVDWPTYRYRADGLYEKGEGINQIAAVIESLCTSPGSRRHIIEGWNVAELDRMALPPCHKTYQFHVAGEGSEARLNCLLYQRSCDVALGLPFNLWSAALLTRMIAQQVGMQPGELVWMGGDVHLYLNHAHLIEEQLARQPQGRPTLEITRTPETIFEYTIDDFVVHDYAPLPPISAPVAV, translated from the coding sequence ATGGTCAGCGCTGCGATTCCTCTCAAAGAAACCGTCTTGCCGCATCCCGAGCAGCAATATCTCGATCTGATGCGCACCATCTGGGAAACCGGGAGCGAGCGGGTCGACCGCACGGGGATCGGCACGCGGTCGGTGTGTGGGTCTATGCTCAGGTTCGATTTGGGCGGGGGCGCGATGCCACTGCTCACGACCAAGCGGGTCTATTGGAAAACCGCGACGCGCGAGTTGCTGTGGTTTCTGACCGGCAGCACCAACATTCGCCCGCTGGTGCTCCAAGGCGTAAAAATCTGGAACGAGTGGCCGCACGCCAATTATGTCCGCGAAACGGGCGATGCGATCAGCCTTGATGAATTCGTCGCGCGAATCGCCGACGATGAAGCATTTGCTGCGCGCTGGGGTGATCTCGGGCCGGTTTACGGCAAGCAGTGGGTCGATTGGCCGACCTATCGCTATCGTGCTGACGGGCTCTACGAAAAGGGCGAGGGCATCAACCAGATCGCCGCCGTGATCGAATCCTTGTGCACCAGCCCCGGCAGCCGCCGCCACATCATCGAAGGCTGGAACGTCGCCGAGCTTGACCGCATGGCGCTCCCCCCGTGCCACAAGACCTATCAGTTCCATGTCGCGGGGGAGGGATCTGAGGCGCGGCTCAACTGCCTGCTCTATCAGCGCAGCTGCGATGTCGCGCTGGGCCTGCCGTTTAACCTGTGGTCGGCCGCGCTGCTCACGCGGATGATCGCGCAACAGGTGGGAATGCAGCCGGGCGAGCTGGTGTGGATGGGGGGCGATGTGCACCTCTATCTCAACCACGCGCATCTGATCGAGGAACAGCTTGCCCGCCAGCCGCAGGGCCGCCCGACGCTGGAGATCACACGGACTCCCGAAACAATATTCGAATATACCATCGATGATTTCGTGGTGCATGATTACGCGCCGCTACCCCCGATCAGCGCGCCTGTTGCGGTTTGA
- a CDS encoding DUF2842 domain-containing protein — protein MRETPTWRIPFGIVSLFIALIIYGVVIARYAPDIIGRWSGGAQTIVYVVLGLIWLLPLKRFLIWMETGSWSPPAATQTKEKAD, from the coding sequence ATGCGCGAAACTCCAACCTGGCGAATCCCGTTCGGCATTGTCAGCCTGTTTATCGCGCTGATCATCTATGGCGTGGTGATCGCCCGCTATGCGCCGGACATCATCGGGCGCTGGTCGGGCGGTGCGCAAACGATCGTCTATGTCGTGCTGGGGCTGATCTGGCTGCTGCCCCTGAAGCGTTTCCTGATCTGGATGGAGACTGGCAGCTGGAGCCCGCCTGCGGCAACGCAGACAAAAGAAAAGGCGGACTGA
- a CDS encoding glycosyltransferase, with protein MSLSVLTLVRNRTEHLVNLLEGVARSVVQPHEVIVVDMSDTPVRLKGQHPLVRFERLETDGLPLAQARNHAAARAKGERLVFLDVDCIPMGDCLGMLSDAIGAHDRLVCAEVRYLGPGDASGTWDEAALLAKGAVHPVRPFPAQGLEQVDNPGLFWSLAFAIRRSTFQRIGGFDERFTGYGAEDTDFGFAARDAGLPLYFLGGALACHQYHPSYDPPLQHLEDIVANARRFREKRGFWPMAGWLEQFAALGLVAWQDDTLSILRQPAQRERDHAVSFWPAKSGSL; from the coding sequence ATGAGCCTGTCGGTCCTCACCCTCGTACGCAACCGGACGGAGCATCTTGTCAACCTGCTCGAAGGTGTGGCGCGCAGCGTGGTGCAGCCGCACGAGGTCATCGTGGTCGATATGAGTGACACGCCGGTGCGGCTCAAGGGACAGCATCCGCTGGTGCGGTTCGAGCGGCTTGAGACCGATGGTCTCCCGCTGGCGCAAGCACGCAACCACGCCGCCGCCCGCGCCAAGGGCGAACGGCTGGTGTTTCTCGACGTTGATTGCATCCCGATGGGCGATTGTCTGGGTATGCTTTCGGACGCAATCGGCGCGCACGACCGGCTTGTCTGCGCAGAGGTGCGGTATCTGGGGCCGGGCGATGCGTCAGGCACGTGGGACGAAGCTGCGTTGCTTGCCAAGGGTGCGGTCCACCCGGTCCGTCCGTTTCCCGCGCAAGGGCTTGAGCAGGTCGACAATCCCGGCCTGTTCTGGTCGCTCGCCTTTGCCATCCGCCGTAGCACCTTCCAGCGGATCGGCGGGTTCGACGAGCGCTTTACTGGCTACGGGGCCGAAGACACCGACTTCGGCTTTGCCGCGCGCGATGCCGGCTTGCCGCTGTATTTTCTGGGCGGCGCGCTGGCCTGCCACCAATATCACCCGAGCTATGATCCGCCGCTGCAACACCTCGAGGACATCGTTGCCAATGCGCGCCGGTTCCGCGAAAAGCGCGGGTTCTGGCCAATGGCAGGCTGGCTCGAACAGTTCGCCGCGCTGGGGCTGGTGGCATGGCAGGACGACACGCTCAGCATCCTGCGCCAGCCAGCGCAACGCGAACGCGACCATGCGGTGAGCTTTTGGCCCGCAAAGAGCGGCTCGCTCTAA
- a CDS encoding alpha-ketoacid dehydrogenase subunit beta encodes MSENPANVGEAVIAERRLNMIEAINEALDIMLERDPDVIIMGEDVGYFGGVFRATAGLQAKHGKNRVFDTPISECGIIGAAVGMGAFGLRPVPEIQFADYIYPGLDQLISEAARLRYRSAGDYIAPLTVRSPFGGGIFGGQTHSQSPEALFTHVAGLKTVIPSTPHDAKGLLISAIEDNDPVIFFEPKRIYNGPFTGFYDKPVEPWKKHPDSVVPEGYYKVPLGKARHVREGEALTVLAYGTMVHVAQAVCEAKGVDADILDLRTLVPLDIKAIEASVEKTGRCMIVHEATRTSGFGAELSALVTERCFYHLEAPVERVTGFDTPYPHSLEWAYFPGPVRIGEAIDKLLKD; translated from the coding sequence ATGAGCGAGAACCCAGCCAACGTGGGCGAAGCGGTCATTGCGGAGCGCCGCCTCAACATGATCGAGGCGATCAACGAAGCGCTCGACATCATGCTCGAACGCGATCCCGATGTGATCATCATGGGCGAGGATGTGGGCTATTTCGGCGGCGTGTTCCGCGCCACGGCGGGGCTTCAGGCGAAGCACGGCAAGAACCGCGTGTTCGATACCCCGATTTCAGAGTGCGGCATCATCGGTGCGGCAGTGGGTATGGGGGCGTTTGGCCTGCGTCCCGTGCCGGAAATCCAGTTCGCCGATTACATCTATCCCGGTCTCGACCAGCTGATATCGGAAGCAGCGCGCCTGCGTTACCGTTCGGCGGGAGACTATATCGCACCGCTCACCGTGCGATCGCCCTTTGGCGGCGGCATCTTCGGCGGCCAGACCCACAGCCAGAGCCCCGAGGCGCTGTTCACGCATGTGGCGGGCCTCAAGACCGTGATCCCGTCAACCCCTCACGATGCCAAGGGTCTGCTGATCTCCGCCATCGAAGACAATGATCCGGTGATCTTCTTCGAGCCCAAGCGCATCTACAACGGCCCGTTCACCGGCTTTTACGACAAGCCGGTCGAGCCGTGGAAGAAACACCCCGACAGCGTGGTGCCTGAAGGCTACTACAAGGTGCCGCTGGGCAAGGCGCGCCATGTGCGCGAGGGTGAGGCACTGACGGTGCTCGCCTATGGCACGATGGTGCACGTGGCGCAGGCCGTGTGTGAGGCCAAGGGTGTCGATGCCGACATCCTCGATCTGCGCACGCTCGTGCCGCTCGACATCAAGGCAATCGAGGCTTCGGTCGAAAAGACCGGCCGCTGTATGATCGTGCACGAGGCGACCCGCACCTCTGGTTTCGGCGCGGAATTGTCAGCGCTGGTCACCGAACGTTGTTTCTACCATCTCGAAGCCCCGGTCGAGCGCGTGACCGGCTTCGACACGCCCTATCCCCACAGCCTCGAATGGGCCTATTTCCCCGGCCCGGTCCGCATCGGCGAGGCCATCGACAAGCTTCTCAAGGACTGA
- a CDS encoding thiamine pyrophosphate-dependent enzyme, whose protein sequence is MAEPAKPADTNRPALALHVPEPKYRPGDRADFSHIDIGQPGDQPRPDEGVHPSQISGLAYGLIRVLGDDDQAHGPWNPRLAPETLRAMLVHMAMVRAFDERMFRGQRQGKTSFYMKCTGEEATSIAPAMALASDDMVFPSYRQQGILIARGYPLLDMINQIYSNRADKLKGRQLPIMYSSRAHSFFSISGNLATQCPQAVGWAMASAAKGDSRIAACWVGEGSTAEGDFHSACTFAAVYNAPVILNVVNNQWAISSFSGFAGGERTTFAARGLGHGIAALRVDGNDALACYAAAEWAANRARGNHGPTLIEYFTYRAEGHSTSDDPSGYRSAQEREEWPLGDPVTRLKKHLIAIGEWDEERHAAMDLECAELVKATTKEAEKNGILGHGLHHPFHTMFEDVYEELPWHLEEQAEQAIRERITKFGTERPFG, encoded by the coding sequence ATGGCCGAACCAGCGAAACCAGCGGACACCAATCGCCCAGCGCTCGCGTTGCACGTGCCGGAGCCGAAATACCGGCCCGGTGATCGCGCGGATTTCTCGCATATCGACATCGGCCAGCCCGGCGATCAACCGCGCCCCGACGAAGGCGTCCATCCCTCGCAGATCTCTGGCCTCGCCTATGGCCTGATCCGGGTGTTGGGCGACGACGATCAGGCCCACGGCCCCTGGAACCCGCGCCTCGCACCCGAAACTTTGCGCGCCATGCTCGTCCACATGGCGATGGTGCGGGCTTTTGACGAGCGGATGTTCCGCGGCCAGCGGCAGGGCAAGACCAGCTTTTACATGAAGTGCACTGGCGAGGAGGCGACCTCGATTGCCCCCGCGATGGCTCTCGCCAGCGATGACATGGTGTTCCCCAGCTATCGCCAGCAGGGCATCCTGATCGCGCGCGGCTATCCGCTGCTGGACATGATCAACCAGATCTATTCCAACCGGGCCGACAAGCTGAAGGGCCGCCAGCTTCCGATCATGTATTCGAGCCGCGCGCACAGCTTCTTCAGCATCTCTGGCAACCTTGCCACGCAATGCCCGCAAGCCGTGGGCTGGGCGATGGCGAGCGCGGCCAAGGGCGATAGCCGGATCGCGGCCTGCTGGGTCGGTGAAGGTTCGACGGCCGAGGGCGATTTCCACTCTGCGTGCACCTTTGCTGCGGTCTACAACGCGCCGGTGATCCTGAATGTGGTCAACAACCAGTGGGCGATTTCGAGCTTCTCTGGCTTTGCCGGAGGCGAGCGCACCACCTTTGCTGCGCGCGGGTTAGGGCATGGGATCGCCGCACTGCGGGTCGACGGCAATGATGCGCTGGCCTGCTATGCGGCGGCCGAGTGGGCGGCGAACCGCGCGCGCGGCAATCATGGGCCGACGCTGATCGAATACTTCACCTACCGCGCTGAAGGGCACTCCACCTCTGACGATCCGAGCGGCTATCGTTCTGCACAGGAGCGCGAGGAATGGCCGCTCGGCGACCCTGTCACACGCCTGAAAAAGCACCTCATCGCAATTGGCGAATGGGACGAAGAACGCCACGCCGCGATGGACCTCGAATGCGCGGAACTGGTCAAGGCGACCACCAAGGAGGCCGAGAAGAACGGTATCCTCGGTCACGGGCTGCATCACCCGTTCCACACCATGTTCGAGGATGTCTACGAGGAGCTGCCCTGGCACCTTGAAGAACAGGCCGAACAGGCGATCCGCGAACGCATCACCAAGTTCGGCACCGAAAGGCCCTTCGGATGA
- a CDS encoding glycosyltransferase, whose product MIGYYVHHQGEGHRQRAAAIAAAYRGPMTLIGTGLGDRLNGIPCLDLPDDRLPHGQFDGRDGATRPPALHYAPLHHKGVRDRVALIANWIAVTQPALMIVDVSVEVAMLARLASVPVVYVRLSGRRSDPPHRDAFASAQALLAPFAEPLDDPATPDWVRDKTFYANGIVPAGRARIVDPTRVLVVTGRGGEAADGARWAAAAVAVPDRQWRVIGPAVVPARIPDNLEFAGWVDGADAEIASAGLVIGAAGDGLVSAVLAHERPFICFPEPRAFDEQEIKAERLAALGAAIVPASWPEAAEWRLLIAAAERQPSLRPPALRVRDGAERVARWLEQFIQAPQALREARS is encoded by the coding sequence ATGATCGGATACTACGTCCACCATCAAGGCGAGGGCCACAGACAGCGCGCTGCCGCGATTGCGGCTGCCTATCGCGGGCCGATGACGTTGATCGGCACAGGGCTGGGCGACCGATTGAATGGAATACCCTGCCTTGACTTGCCCGATGACCGACTGCCGCATGGCCAATTCGATGGACGGGATGGGGCCACACGGCCGCCCGCGCTCCATTACGCTCCGCTGCATCACAAGGGTGTGCGCGATCGGGTTGCGCTGATCGCCAATTGGATTGCCGTGACACAGCCTGCGCTGATGATCGTCGATGTCTCGGTCGAAGTCGCAATGCTCGCACGGCTTGCGTCCGTCCCGGTGGTCTATGTCCGACTGAGCGGCAGACGCAGCGATCCGCCACACCGCGATGCGTTTGCATCGGCGCAGGCGCTGCTCGCACCTTTTGCCGAGCCGCTGGATGACCCGGCGACCCCGGACTGGGTGAGGGATAAAACCTTTTACGCCAATGGCATCGTTCCCGCGGGGCGGGCGCGCATCGTCGATCCAACCCGCGTGCTGGTTGTCACAGGGCGGGGCGGGGAGGCGGCTGACGGCGCGAGATGGGCTGCCGCCGCTGTTGCGGTGCCGGACCGGCAGTGGCGCGTGATCGGGCCTGCGGTTGTGCCTGCGCGAATACCGGACAATCTCGAATTCGCCGGCTGGGTCGATGGCGCCGATGCGGAGATCGCCAGCGCGGGCCTTGTCATTGGCGCGGCGGGGGATGGGCTGGTCAGCGCCGTCCTTGCGCATGAGCGACCCTTCATCTGTTTTCCCGAGCCTCGCGCCTTTGATGAGCAAGAGATCAAGGCCGAAAGGCTCGCCGCACTTGGTGCCGCGATTGTTCCCGCGAGCTGGCCCGAGGCCGCCGAATGGCGGCTGCTGATCGCAGCGGCTGAGCGTCAGCCGAGCCTTCGCCCCCCTGCGCTCCGAGTCAGGGACGGAGCGGAGCGCGTCGCGCGCTGGCTCGAACAATTCATCCAAGCACCGCAAGCCCTGCGAGAGGCCCGATCATGA
- a CDS encoding YdeI/OmpD-associated family protein, with amino-acid sequence MTHDPRIDDYIAKAAPFAQPILTHVRVLVHQALPEAEEAIKWGMPHFMVGGKNVVGLAAFKAHASVVIHHEERGEGMGSLGKLANLADLPGDGELIARFQAGHTAIGTAKPKRAPKPEPSMPPALAAALDAAPEAKRVFDAFAPSHRREYVEWVAEAKRDETRDKRIAQAIEWLAEGKKRHWKYEDC; translated from the coding sequence ATGACCCACGATCCGCGCATCGACGATTATATCGCCAAGGCCGCGCCCTTCGCGCAGCCGATCCTCACCCATGTCCGCGTGCTGGTTCACCAGGCGCTGCCTGAGGCGGAGGAGGCGATCAAGTGGGGGATGCCGCACTTCATGGTGGGCGGCAAGAATGTCGTCGGCCTCGCAGCGTTCAAGGCCCATGCGTCGGTCGTGATCCACCATGAGGAGCGTGGGGAGGGGATGGGCTCGCTCGGTAAGCTGGCAAACCTTGCAGATCTTCCTGGCGATGGAGAGCTGATCGCGCGCTTTCAGGCGGGCCATACCGCCATTGGAACTGCCAAGCCAAAGCGTGCACCCAAGCCAGAACCGTCCATGCCGCCAGCGCTTGCTGCTGCCTTGGACGCCGCGCCTGAAGCAAAGCGAGTGTTCGACGCCTTCGCCCCCTCGCACCGACGCGAATATGTCGAATGGGTCGCTGAAGCGAAGCGGGATGAGACGCGCGACAAGCGCATCGCGCAGGCGATCGAATGGTTGGCAGAGGGCAAGAAGCGCCACTGGAAGTATGAGGATTGCTGA